TCTTTCATGATGATACAATACAATTTTACTTATATTTTTTAATTTATTCGATTTATTTAAGATATTAAAGCCTATTTCAGGATGCATCTTTATATACTGCCATTCATGAGGCAACAATTTTGTATTTTTATTTAATATTGTATCTGGAACTCCAATTTTTCCTATATCGTGAAGATGCCCTGCTATATGAATATTTTCAAGTTCCACTCCCCTAATTCCTATTTTTTTTGCAAGCTCATAAGACATATGAGCAACCCTATCAGAGTGACCCCTTGTATAGTTATCCTTTGCTTCAAGAGCTGCCACTAAACTTTCAATTATATCATGATACATTTGCTGTTGCTTAAACTTATATATTAATCTTTTAATCATTTCAGCTCTCTCTAATGTAGCTTTTAAAATTATTTTCTATATGTGTCCAAGAACGCTTAGCATACATTATTTTTACACCATTTCTCTTTGATTCATTTTTTATAATATTCATTAACGGATGATCTATATAATCTGTAAGAACCAAAACTAAATCTATTGTACTTGGAATCTTTAATTTCCTATCTCCATATTTTCTTCCACTTATATGCCTTATGTTTGAAACCCCATTATCCTTTAATTTTTTTGTAATATTGCCTAATTTGTCTCCGCCTACAATCAAAACACTCATAAACCCCTCCATATTTTAAATCAGAAATTAACAATACTTTTCAGTAGTCGATTGATAATGATTATCATTTTCTTATATAATTTAAGTATACTACTCTTGCATATTATTGTAAACACTTTGTTCTTTGCTTTTTAAACTAATTTTTAAAATTTTTTTACCTACTACTCACTTTTAAAACAGTTAGTAAAAACCGTTGGCCAAAATCGTGAACTATAAAAACTTAAAAAAATAAGAAAACTAAGGGCCGTTGTATAAAATAAAAGAACTATAAAATATAAAAAACAAAAAACCAGCAAAAAACCAGGGACAGTTAACAACTTTTTGCTATTAAATTTAGCTAATAATTCTTAACCGTCCCCAATATTTTTATATTTTTATTTTTATTTATTTTATTTTATTTTATTTTCTTGTTATTTTATTATTTAATAGTTGTTAACTAGTTCTTAACCGTCCCCTTATTTTTTCCTTCTCTTAAGCCAAACTGTAATACCCCAAACTAAAACTATTCCTGGTATTAGGATAACAACCATTCCTGTAAAGGTAAGCTTTTGGAATGCATTTAATTGAAGAGAATAATCTTCAAAACTCTTAGGTCTTATAGACAAACTATCTTTTCTATCAGCACACCAGTTTACAGAATTCATAAAGAAATCTAAATTAGCATTGCTGCTTAAAGAAGATATTTGAGGATTTATGAAACTGCCATTTCCAACAACTACGATTCTAGACTCCTTATCAGAGGATATTTTATTAGTAATACTTACAGCTACATTTAAAGGTCCATTAATATCTGAAGAAGTTTTTTCTACAGTATCAGAATGTAAATTTGTTTTTGCCCAGGATTTATCGGAAGTTACCAATAAAGGCTGTATAGTTAAAGAACTTTTAGGTTTGTCCAAAATCTTTATAGATTGAGCTCCTGGTATTAAAGTACGTAAATTACTATTATTTAAAGGATTTAAGATTTCATGAGATTGCTGCTTCGGAAGCAAGTATAGTGGGTTTTGTGTAACAAACATACTGTTGGACTCAACTGCTATAGCTTTTTGTACCTGTATTCCATATTCTTTAAATAAAGAATCAAAATTAGGCATTGTATCTTCAACCAAATCCATTAAGAATAATGTCTTTCCACCTTTAGCTAAAAACTCCTTAATAGTTTTAGTTTCTGGCTCTGATAAATCTCTTTTTGGTGAATTTATAATAAGTGTTGAGTTATCTTTTAGCTTTGCATCTTTCATGGAGAGATTTACCATGTCCACTGAAAAATTCTCTAACTCCAATTGTTTTGAAATCTGGCTAGATAAAGCTGCTTCACCATGACCTTCTAAAAAATATACAGTAGTTGAATTTGAAGAAGTAACACTTATTATTCTTGAAGTTATATTTTGTTCTATTGCCAGAGAATCAATAGTTGTACTACCACTAGCATCATAACCAATATTGACCAACGAATTTTCATCTATTACTTTAAATTTTGATCCACATTCAACTATTATAGAACCAATCTGGGGCTTCTCATTATCCTTGGTATATTTCTCCACAACCTGAGGATCTTTATTTGGATCCTTATACATTACTTTAATGTGTTTTGATCTAGATTGATATTCCTTTAAAAGAGTATTTACAGTATAATTTTCTTTTCCCGTTTCATAAAATGCATATATATTTATATCTTCTTTCAAATTATCTAATACTTTATTTGTTTGTTCTGATAAAGTGAACATTTTATTTTTAGTAAGATCTTTGCTTAAATCTATTTTTCCCACTAATAAATTTATGACTATAATGGCTGTTAAAAATATTACTGTACTAATAGTCGCTATGCTAGCTTGTTTTAAATTTCTTCTGTTATTATTCTTACTATTCTTAGATAATCTGTTATTATTATTCTTAAATGATTTGTTATTACTGCTATTAGATATTTTATTATTAGCTGTCTTATCATTGTTATGAAATTTATTATTGCTATTATTAAATAATTTTTTCAACTAAAGCACCCCCTAATTCCATCTTCTTCTAGA
The DNA window shown above is from Haloimpatiens massiliensis and carries:
- a CDS encoding HD-GYP domain-containing protein is translated as MIKRLIYKFKQQQMYHDIIESLVAALEAKDNYTRGHSDRVAHMSYELAKKIGIRGVELENIHIAGHLHDIGKIGVPDTILNKNTKLLPHEWQYIKMHPEIGFNILNKSNKLKNISKIVLYHHERWDGKGYPKGIGGTDIPLGSRVIAVCDSIDAMTSDRPYRKAMSFEACIDEIINNKGIMFDPVIAQYVEDNIQIIESFWRIDKYDSTTKRYNVVEL
- a CDS encoding DUF2325 domain-containing protein — its product is MSVLIVGGDKLGNITKKLKDNGVSNIRHISGRKYGDRKLKIPSTIDLVLVLTDYIDHPLMNIIKNESKRNGVKIMYAKRSWTHIENNFKSYIRES
- a CDS encoding GldG family protein, which gives rise to MKKLFNNSNNKFHNNDKTANNKISNSSNNKSFKNNNNRLSKNSKNNNRRNLKQASIATISTVIFLTAIIVINLLVGKIDLSKDLTKNKMFTLSEQTNKVLDNLKEDINIYAFYETGKENYTVNTLLKEYQSRSKHIKVMYKDPNKDPQVVEKYTKDNEKPQIGSIIVECGSKFKVIDENSLVNIGYDASGSTTIDSLAIEQNITSRIISVTSSNSTTVYFLEGHGEAALSSQISKQLELENFSVDMVNLSMKDAKLKDNSTLIINSPKRDLSEPETKTIKEFLAKGGKTLFLMDLVEDTMPNFDSLFKEYGIQVQKAIAVESNSMFVTQNPLYLLPKQQSHEILNPLNNSNLRTLIPGAQSIKILDKPKSSLTIQPLLVTSDKSWAKTNLHSDTVEKTSSDINGPLNVAVSITNKISSDKESRIVVVGNGSFINPQISSLSSNANLDFFMNSVNWCADRKDSLSIRPKSFEDYSLQLNAFQKLTFTGMVVILIPGIVLVWGITVWLKRRKK